In Verrucomicrobiia bacterium, a single window of DNA contains:
- a CDS encoding glycoside hydrolase family 172 protein, giving the protein MKPTRIFSVMLLLLGAWLRPGALPAQPLPEAGLAGLFRTSSALSRSVSPENFTGEKGRAGMATNGTGRHAASELGQGWKVSPSVQIKAGETFTLADLKGPGALQQIWMTPTGNWRRSILRFYWDGEKEPSVECPVGDFFACGLGHYAQINSLAVCVNPGSAFNCYWPMPFRKAARVTLENRDDQPMVLYYQINYTLAKVPRDAGYFHVQFRQESPLREKGLYTILDGVTGRGQYVGTYLTWETHNSGWWGEGEIKFYLDGDQKFPTICGTGTEDYFCGSYNFENRATRKYQPFSTPYSGLTQVLPPDKAYEPGQRFGLYRWHIPDPVRFQKDLRVTIQALGWKDGGLYRQLDDRISSVAYWYQTEPHRPFPKLPDRAALDWP; this is encoded by the coding sequence ATGAAACCCACCCGCATCTTTTCCGTCATGCTGCTTCTGCTCGGCGCCTGGCTGCGTCCGGGCGCCCTTCCGGCCCAGCCCCTGCCCGAGGCCGGACTGGCCGGCCTGTTTCGCACGTCGTCCGCGTTGAGCCGGTCGGTCAGCCCGGAGAATTTCACGGGCGAAAAGGGCCGCGCCGGCATGGCCACGAACGGCACGGGCCGGCACGCCGCCAGCGAACTGGGCCAGGGCTGGAAGGTTTCGCCGTCCGTGCAAATCAAGGCCGGCGAAACGTTCACGCTGGCGGACCTCAAAGGGCCGGGTGCGTTGCAGCAGATTTGGATGACGCCCACCGGGAACTGGCGCCGGTCGATCCTCCGGTTCTACTGGGACGGCGAAAAGGAGCCGTCGGTCGAGTGCCCGGTCGGCGACTTCTTCGCGTGCGGCCTCGGTCACTACGCGCAGATCAACTCGCTGGCGGTATGTGTGAATCCGGGCAGCGCGTTCAATTGCTACTGGCCCATGCCCTTTCGCAAGGCGGCGCGGGTGACGCTGGAGAACCGGGACGACCAGCCGATGGTGCTTTACTATCAGATCAACTACACGCTCGCGAAAGTGCCGCGCGACGCCGGCTATTTTCACGTGCAATTCCGTCAGGAATCGCCGCTTCGGGAAAAGGGCCTCTACACCATCCTCGACGGCGTGACCGGGCGCGGCCAATACGTCGGCACCTATCTGACGTGGGAGACGCACAACTCCGGCTGGTGGGGCGAAGGCGAAATCAAGTTCTACCTGGATGGCGACCAGAAATTCCCCACTATCTGCGGCACGGGCACGGAAGATTATTTCTGTGGCTCCTACAATTTCGAAAACCGCGCGACGCGGAAGTATCAGCCGTTTTCGACGCCTTATTCCGGCCTCACGCAGGTGCTGCCACCGGACAAGGCTTACGAGCCGGGTCAGCGGTTTGGATTGTATCGCTGGCACATTCCCGACCCGGTCCGCTTCCAGAAGGATCTGCGCGTCACAATTCAGGCGCTGGGCTGGAAGGACGGCGGACTCTACCGGCAGTTGGACGACCGGATTTCCTCCGTGGCCTACTGGTATCAAACCGAGCCGCACCGGCCGTTCCCGAAGTTGCCGGACCGCGCGGCGCTCGACTGGCCGTGA
- a CDS encoding SgcJ/EcaC family oxidoreductase, whose amino-acid sequence MNGEQDKQKIQEVIASWMRASAEGDLDLVLSLMAEDVVFLLAGQPQMRGRDAFAAAFRSAVGQVRIEGKPDIQEIQVMGAYAFCWNQLSLTVTPLAGGPPKQRAGPILSVFRKEPDGRWVLFRDANMLTAV is encoded by the coding sequence ATGAACGGGGAGCAAGACAAACAGAAGATTCAAGAGGTGATCGCCAGTTGGATGCGTGCATCGGCGGAGGGTGATTTAGACCTAGTCCTGAGCCTCATGGCCGAGGACGTTGTTTTTCTTTTGGCGGGTCAGCCGCAGATGCGCGGTCGAGATGCCTTTGCTGCCGCATTCCGTTCAGCCGTTGGGCAAGTTCGCATCGAAGGCAAGCCGGACATTCAGGAGATTCAGGTCATGGGAGCTTACGCTTTTTGTTGGAATCAGCTTTCATTGACCGTGACTCCTCTGGCGGGCGGGCCACCCAAGCAACGCGCCGGTCCCATACTGTCGGTTTTTCGCAAAGAGCCAGATGGTCGTTGGGTGCTTTTCCGTGATGCAAATATGCTCACGGCGGTATGA